In one window of Maribacter sp. BPC-D8 DNA:
- the gldM gene encoding gliding motility protein GldM encodes MAGGKNSPRQKMVNLMYLIFIAMLALNMSKEVLAAFGIMNEKLETSNEKTTASNDAFLESLGTKASEDAAKYDKLYKNAQEIKSMSQEYYDYLEGLKVGMMEGIEDPKDYARMDMADYLDQKLFQGETLSEDGKKFMSNLTGYRDQVAAIVPTALKQSVIDRFQTGDENGKVEKRDGTKQDWINYHYEGYPLVASLAKLTQLQADVKITEEAALKSMLAGELTDQVSLKNFATSLAGSKTAFYSGEKMSEYASKIIISKTDNSSTPIRAELTLDGRKLSEGSDYKLEAGGVKMLTSAGAPGDHTIAGMIYFKQDGEEVEVPVENKFATITMPGAALIAADKMNVVYRGVANPMSISIPGIPNNKVSASAPGLSKSNGSSYVMNPRTGRTVTISASGTLPNGKPVGSKVEFRIKDIPRPEGSVSKQTGSIKLPKRNVEIATVGAGLEDFDFDLNLAVSGFKFKVPGQPTVSVRGNKMNAKAKQALSRAKRGDIVQIFDIEAYITNNKSYKLKKVSPVVVEITN; translated from the coding sequence ATGGCAGGAGGAAAAAATTCACCACGTCAGAAGATGGTCAACTTAATGTATTTGATCTTCATCGCAATGCTGGCATTAAACATGAGTAAAGAAGTATTAGCCGCATTCGGTATAATGAATGAAAAGCTAGAGACTTCAAATGAAAAGACAACCGCAAGTAACGATGCGTTCTTGGAAAGTCTTGGAACTAAAGCATCGGAAGATGCTGCAAAGTATGATAAGTTATACAAGAATGCTCAAGAGATTAAGTCTATGTCTCAAGAGTATTATGATTACTTAGAAGGACTTAAAGTAGGTATGATGGAAGGGATCGAAGATCCTAAAGATTATGCTCGTATGGATATGGCTGATTACTTAGATCAGAAATTATTCCAAGGTGAAACTTTATCAGAAGACGGTAAAAAATTCATGAGTAACCTTACTGGTTATAGAGATCAAGTTGCAGCAATAGTGCCTACAGCCTTAAAGCAATCTGTTATCGATCGTTTCCAAACAGGAGATGAGAACGGTAAAGTTGAAAAGAGAGATGGTACCAAGCAAGATTGGATCAACTATCACTATGAAGGATATCCTTTAGTAGCATCTTTAGCAAAATTAACTCAGTTACAAGCTGACGTTAAAATAACTGAAGAAGCAGCGTTGAAATCAATGTTAGCAGGTGAGTTAACTGATCAAGTATCTTTAAAGAATTTTGCAACATCATTAGCTGGTTCTAAAACTGCTTTTTATTCTGGTGAAAAAATGTCAGAATATGCTAGTAAAATTATCATTAGTAAAACTGATAATTCTTCTACACCAATTAGAGCAGAATTAACTTTAGATGGCAGAAAACTATCAGAAGGTTCTGATTATAAATTAGAAGCAGGCGGTGTTAAAATGTTAACAAGTGCTGGAGCTCCTGGAGACCATACTATTGCTGGTATGATTTACTTTAAGCAAGATGGTGAAGAAGTAGAAGTTCCTGTAGAGAACAAGTTTGCAACAATTACAATGCCAGGTGCTGCTTTGATAGCTGCTGACAAAATGAACGTTGTATATAGAGGTGTTGCTAACCCAATGTCTATTTCTATACCAGGTATTCCTAATAATAAAGTAAGTGCTTCTGCACCAGGTCTATCTAAAAGTAATGGAAGTAGTTATGTTATGAATCCAAGAACTGGTAGAACAGTAACGATTAGTGCTTCTGGTACATTGCCAAACGGTAAGCCAGTAGGTTCTAAGGTTGAATTCAGAATTAAAGATATTCCAAGACCAGAAGGTTCTGTAAGTAAGCAAACAGGTAGTATTAAACTTCCAAAAAGGAATGTTGAGATTGCTACTGTAGGTGCTGGCTTAGAAGATTTCGATTTTGATTTGAATCTTGCAGTAAGCGGATTTAAATTCAAAGTACCAGGTCAACCAACTGTTTCAGTAAGAGGAAACAAAATGAATGCTAAGGCTAAACAAGCTTTATCACGTGCTAAAAGAGGAGATATCGTTCAAATATTTGATATCGAAGCTTATATCACAAACAATAAGAGTTACAAGTTGAAGAAAGTATCTCCAGTAGTTGTGGAGATTACAAACTAA
- the gldL gene encoding gliding motility protein GldL, whose product MAQSKSTKKLFNMAYGLGASVVIIGALFKILHWELGPLNGGILLAIGLITEALIFAISAFEPVDDELDWALVYPELAGAEGKAPKKAQAATEVKEAEASLSKKLDDLLKEAGVDASLMASLGSSIKNFEGAAKGIAPTVDAMESTKKYSSEMVHAAAQMESLNSLYKVQLESASKQASVNEEVVQNASALKDQMASLSTNLSSLNGVYGGMLSAMSKN is encoded by the coding sequence ATGGCACAGTCAAAATCCACAAAAAAATTATTTAACATGGCCTACGGGCTAGGAGCATCAGTTGTAATTATTGGTGCATTATTTAAAATTCTTCACTGGGAGTTAGGACCATTAAATGGTGGTATTCTTCTAGCGATAGGTCTTATTACAGAAGCATTAATTTTCGCGATCAGTGCATTCGAACCAGTAGATGACGAATTAGATTGGGCATTAGTATACCCAGAATTAGCAGGCGCTGAAGGTAAAGCACCTAAGAAAGCACAAGCTGCAACAGAAGTAAAAGAAGCTGAAGCATCTTTATCTAAGAAATTAGATGATTTATTAAAAGAAGCTGGTGTAGACGCAAGTCTTATGGCAAGCTTAGGTTCAAGCATTAAAAACTTTGAAGGTGCTGCTAAAGGTATCGCTCCAACAGTTGATGCAATGGAATCTACTAAGAAATATTCTAGTGAAATGGTTCATGCTGCCGCTCAAATGGAGTCTTTGAACAGTCTTTATAAAGTACAATTAGAAAGTGCTAGCAAGCAAGCTTCAGTTAATGAAGAAGTTGTTCAAAATGCAAGTGCACTTAAAGATCAAATGGCATCTTTGTCTACAAACCTTTCTTCATTGAATGGTGTATATGGTGGTATGTTATCTGCAATGAGCAAAAACTAA
- a CDS encoding efflux RND transporter periplasmic adaptor subunit — translation MRKIIFTVLGILLIVVSFFLAGAIIDSKKTFKPKSEKVVKTVFTEVVKNGTVPIVVSANGNLTAKQRVELYAEVQGVFKKGSKLFKEGQAFRKGETIISIDANEYAASVQSAKSNLFNQLTAVMPDLRLDYPDIYSKWQDYLSNFDMSKTTPPLPELATEKEKFFISGRGILTSFYNVKNLEQRLSKYRIVAPFSGVLTETLVTEGTLVRSGQKLGEFINTEVYELEVAISKRYTDLLKVGESVELTNLDDNTTYKGKVTRISGSIDQLTQTVNAYIEVDDKNLREGMYLEADLDAKKEENAIQVDRGLLLEGNKIFIVRDSVLDKIDVNPVYFSDKSVVLKNVPDGITIVSKPISGAFTGMAVKIYSEQPENTKE, via the coding sequence ATGCGAAAAATTATTTTTACCGTTCTAGGTATTTTACTAATTGTAGTATCCTTTTTTCTAGCAGGAGCTATTATTGATAGTAAGAAAACTTTCAAGCCGAAATCTGAGAAAGTAGTGAAAACTGTTTTTACAGAGGTAGTAAAAAATGGCACGGTACCAATTGTAGTATCTGCAAATGGTAATCTTACGGCGAAGCAACGTGTAGAATTATACGCAGAGGTACAGGGTGTATTTAAAAAAGGGAGTAAGTTATTTAAAGAAGGGCAAGCTTTTCGTAAGGGCGAGACTATTATAAGCATCGATGCAAATGAATATGCAGCAAGTGTGCAGTCTGCAAAGAGTAATCTTTTTAATCAGTTAACGGCAGTAATGCCCGATTTAAGATTAGACTATCCAGATATCTATTCTAAGTGGCAAGATTACCTTTCAAACTTCGATATGTCAAAAACTACGCCGCCGCTTCCAGAATTGGCTACGGAGAAAGAAAAGTTTTTCATATCAGGTAGAGGTATTTTAACCAGCTTTTATAATGTTAAAAATTTAGAGCAACGTTTATCTAAGTATCGTATCGTGGCTCCCTTCTCAGGGGTTCTAACCGAGACCTTGGTAACCGAAGGTACTTTAGTGAGATCAGGTCAGAAATTAGGAGAATTCATTAACACCGAAGTATATGAACTTGAAGTTGCTATTAGCAAGCGATATACCGATTTATTAAAAGTAGGCGAGTCTGTTGAACTTACCAATTTAGATGATAACACTACTTATAAAGGTAAGGTGACTAGAATCAGTGGTAGTATAGATCAGCTTACCCAAACGGTAAATGCATATATAGAAGTTGACGATAAGAATTTAAGAGAAGGTATGTACCTCGAGGCAGATTTAGATGCTAAGAAAGAAGAAAATGCTATTCAGGTAGATAGAGGGTTATTATTGGAAGGTAACAAGATATTTATTGTACGCGACTCGGTACTTGATAAGATAGATGTTAATCCGGTTTATTTTTCAGATAAGAGTGTTGTACTCAAAAACGTACCTGATGGCATTACAATAGTATCTAAGCCTATTAGTGGAGCTTTTACAGGTATGGCTGTGAAAATTTACTCAGAACAACCAGAAAATACAAAAGAATAA
- a CDS encoding DUF983 domain-containing protein: MLKKGNKLYSILTGSCPRCHEESMYLDKNPYHMGKIFKMHERCSHCDLKYKIEPSFFYGAMYVSYGVGIAFAVAAFVIANLFLGAGLIEAFITIIITLIVFMPVIMRVSRNIWINIFIKYDAKATSTNLNS, encoded by the coding sequence ATGTTAAAAAAAGGAAACAAACTCTACAGTATTTTAACAGGAAGTTGCCCTAGATGTCATGAAGAAAGCATGTATTTGGACAAAAACCCGTACCATATGGGCAAAATCTTTAAAATGCATGAAAGATGCAGCCATTGTGACTTAAAATATAAAATAGAACCTTCGTTCTTTTATGGGGCTATGTATGTGAGTTACGGAGTCGGAATTGCCTTTGCTGTTGCAGCATTTGTTATCGCTAATCTTTTTCTAGGCGCTGGCTTAATAGAAGCGTTTATTACTATAATTATCACCCTTATTGTATTTATGCCGGTAATTATGAGGGTATCTCGTAACATATGGATTAATATATTCATCAAGTACGATGCTAAGGCTACCTCAACAAATCTTAATTCGTAG
- a CDS encoding efflux RND transporter permease subunit: protein MRKLIEYFIRYHVAVNVVVISFALFGIVGAKALKSSYFPLTDSKNIAITITYPGASPQEVEEGIVLKIEDNLKGLEGVDRVTSTSRENSGTINVEIEKGENIDFMLLEVKNAVDRVPTFPTGMEPLIVSILETVRQTISFAISGEDIPLATLKSVGRDIENDLRAMEGISQIAISGFPDEEIEIAVNENDLLAYGLSFSEVASSVANANILVTGGNIKTDAEEYLIRANNRSYYGSELGNLVVRADQSGNVIRLKDVAIVRDRFSETPNATYFNGNLSVSTTITSTNNEDLVAAADQVNEYIVEFNQKYNNIKLDVVSDQSVTLNQRTQLLTENAIMGMVLVLIFLSLFLNTRLAFWVAFGLPVAFLGMFVFAGFFDVTINVLSLFGMIIVIGILVDDGIVIAENIYQHYEKGKSPVQAAVDGTMEVLPPIISAIITTILAFSIFLFLDSRIGEFFSEVSVIVILTLVVSLVEALVILPAHLAHSKALQPVDNKPKTGLANAFAKLRVINEFGDRLMIGMRDKLYTPVLRFSMNHKIFMFAVFASAFILTLGSVGGGIIRTAFFPRIASDKVGIELEMPNGTNEKITDSIISLIEEKAMIVNRELTEEYMVNSNKDVFENVIKKLGSGSSSAVLTINLLPGEERPNEISADMVTSRIEELVGPVVGVESLIYGSGGNFGGSPVSVSLLGNNIEQLKAAKAELKGILTKNPRLKDIADNDPAGIKEIRLTLKENAYLLGLDLQALMTQVRAGFFGVQAQRFQRSQDEIRVWVRYDRDERSSISNLDDMRIVTPSGDRVPLSEIADYTIERGDVAINRLEGRREIQVSADMKDVKDSPTEIMADIQNVHMPEIQSKYPTVSASYEGQNRELEKLVGSLKLVGFTVILLIYITIAFTFRSFSQPLMLLLLVPFSFTAVAWGHWIHDFPINVLSILGIIALIGIMVNDGLVLIGKFNSNLREGMTFDNAIFEAGKSRFRAIFLTSITTIAGLAPLMLETSRQAQFLKPMAISIAYGIGIATVLTLLMLPLFLSFSNNLKAQNLSFASGHKITKEEVERAIKERKEAAHLEGHSQEAIEGSEHQEQIEGGSHPYKNIDKL, encoded by the coding sequence ATGCGTAAACTGATAGAATATTTTATTCGGTATCATGTTGCCGTTAATGTTGTAGTTATCTCTTTTGCCTTATTTGGTATAGTAGGGGCAAAGGCATTGAAGTCTTCTTACTTTCCGTTGACGGATTCTAAGAATATTGCTATAACCATTACATACCCTGGTGCATCGCCACAAGAGGTAGAAGAAGGTATCGTACTTAAGATAGAAGATAACTTAAAAGGACTTGAAGGTGTTGATCGTGTAACTTCTACATCTAGAGAGAATAGTGGTACTATTAATGTAGAGATCGAAAAAGGAGAGAATATCGATTTCATGCTTTTAGAAGTTAAGAATGCAGTAGATAGAGTACCTACTTTTCCAACAGGTATGGAGCCGTTAATTGTTTCTATTCTAGAAACTGTTCGTCAAACGATATCATTTGCTATTAGTGGAGAAGATATTCCTTTAGCAACCCTTAAGAGTGTTGGTAGAGATATTGAAAATGACCTTAGGGCAATGGAGGGAATTTCGCAAATAGCGATTTCAGGTTTCCCTGATGAAGAAATTGAAATTGCCGTCAATGAAAATGACTTATTGGCTTATGGCTTATCATTTTCTGAAGTAGCAAGTTCAGTAGCAAATGCGAATATTCTAGTAACGGGTGGTAATATTAAAACTGATGCAGAAGAATATTTAATACGCGCCAATAACCGCTCTTACTATGGTAGTGAGTTAGGTAATCTAGTTGTTCGTGCAGATCAGTCAGGTAATGTAATACGTTTAAAAGATGTAGCTATAGTAAGGGATCGTTTTTCTGAAACGCCGAATGCTACTTATTTTAATGGGAATTTATCTGTTAGTACAACTATTACCAGTACCAATAATGAAGATTTAGTAGCTGCAGCTGATCAGGTAAATGAATATATAGTTGAGTTTAATCAAAAGTATAATAACATTAAGTTAGATGTTGTTTCTGATCAATCAGTTACGCTGAATCAAAGAACACAGTTATTAACTGAGAATGCCATTATGGGTATGGTCTTGGTCTTAATATTTTTATCTCTTTTCTTGAATACAAGATTAGCGTTCTGGGTTGCCTTTGGTCTGCCGGTTGCATTCTTGGGAATGTTTGTCTTTGCAGGTTTCTTTGATGTAACCATTAATGTACTTTCATTGTTCGGTATGATTATCGTTATCGGTATTTTGGTAGATGATGGTATTGTAATTGCCGAAAATATCTATCAGCATTACGAGAAAGGAAAGTCTCCTGTTCAAGCAGCTGTAGATGGTACTATGGAGGTATTGCCTCCTATTATTTCAGCGATTATTACAACTATATTGGCCTTCTCTATATTCTTGTTCTTGGATAGTAGAATTGGTGAGTTTTTTAGTGAGGTATCGGTTATTGTTATTTTGACATTAGTGGTATCGTTAGTTGAAGCATTAGTTATTTTACCTGCTCACCTTGCGCATTCTAAAGCATTACAACCAGTAGATAATAAGCCAAAAACTGGATTAGCAAATGCATTTGCCAAACTTAGGGTTATCAATGAATTCGGAGATAGGCTAATGATAGGTATGCGTGATAAATTATATACGCCTGTACTACGTTTTTCAATGAATCATAAAATATTCATGTTCGCTGTATTTGCATCAGCCTTCATTTTAACATTAGGTTCAGTTGGTGGGGGTATTATTAGAACGGCTTTCTTTCCAAGAATTGCTAGTGATAAAGTAGGTATTGAGTTAGAAATGCCAAACGGTACCAATGAGAAAATTACAGATTCTATTATCTCATTAATAGAAGAGAAAGCCATGATAGTCAATAGAGAATTGACAGAAGAATATATGGTTAATTCAAATAAAGATGTTTTTGAAAATGTAATCAAAAAATTAGGGTCTGGTTCATCTTCAGCAGTATTGACTATTAACCTATTGCCTGGTGAAGAAAGACCTAATGAGATTTCTGCTGATATGGTTACTAGTAGAATAGAAGAATTAGTTGGCCCAGTTGTAGGTGTAGAAAGTTTAATTTATGGTTCTGGTGGTAACTTTGGTGGGTCACCGGTTTCGGTATCATTACTAGGTAATAACATAGAGCAGTTAAAAGCAGCAAAAGCAGAATTAAAGGGCATATTGACCAAGAATCCTAGATTAAAGGATATTGCAGATAATGATCCAGCTGGTATAAAAGAAATTAGATTGACCTTAAAGGAGAACGCCTATTTATTAGGATTAGATCTTCAAGCGTTAATGACTCAAGTTCGTGCAGGTTTCTTTGGGGTACAGGCACAACGTTTTCAGCGTTCTCAAGATGAGATCAGGGTTTGGGTTCGTTACGATAGAGATGAACGTTCATCAATCTCCAATTTAGATGATATGCGAATTGTTACTCCGTCAGGTGATCGCGTACCATTGAGTGAGATTGCAGACTATACTATTGAACGTGGCGATGTTGCTATCAACCGTTTAGAAGGTAGGCGAGAAATTCAAGTTTCTGCCGATATGAAAGATGTAAAAGATAGCCCGACAGAAATCATGGCCGATATACAGAATGTACATATGCCAGAGATACAATCTAAGTATCCGACGGTAAGTGCATCTTATGAAGGTCAGAATAGGGAGCTAGAGAAATTGGTAGGCTCTTTGAAGTTGGTAGGTTTCACGGTAATATTGTTAATCTACATTACTATCGCATTTACTTTTAGAAGTTTCAGTCAGCCATTAATGCTATTGTTATTAGTGCCATTTAGCTTTACGGCAGTTGCATGGGGGCACTGGATCCACGATTTCCCAATAAACGTACTTTCTATATTAGGTATTATCGCATTGATTGGTATTATGGTGAACGATGGTTTGGTACTCATCGGTAAGTTCAATTCGAATTTACGAGAAGGGATGACTTTTGATAATGCCATTTTCGAAGCAGGTAAATCGAGATTTAGAGCAATTTTCTTAACATCGATTACCACTATCGCAGGTTTAGCTCCTTTAATGTTAGAGACCAGTAGACAAGCACAATTCTTAAAGCCAATGGCAATTTCTATTGCCTATGGTATTGGTATCGCTACAGTACTAACCTTATTGATGTTGCCATTGTTCTTGTCGTTTAGTAACAACTTAAAAGCGCAGAATCTTTCTTTTGCTTCGGGTCATAAGATTACGAAAGAAGAAGTAGAAAGAGCGATTAAAGAACGAAAAGAAGCTGCCCATTTAGAGGGTCATTCACAAGAAGCAATTGAAGGTAGTGAACATCAAGAGCAAATAGAAGGTGGTTCACACCCATATAAGAATATAGATAAGTTATAA
- a CDS encoding NAD(P)/FAD-dependent oxidoreductase encodes MVDYIVVGLGLAGTAFCETLRKNNKTFVVFNDQSQTSSRVAGGLYNPVILKRFTLSWRADEQLPIATDFYTQLEQFLNVKFDEKLNVLRKFASIEEQNLWFEAADKEKLKPYLDSKLVNNENTSLKAPHQFGKVLETGKLDTKLLFNSYANWLEQENKLYTDTFNYSQLQIEKETVSYQDIKAKNIVFTEGYGMMQNPYFNHLPMQGSKGEYIVIKAKALKEAQIIKSSIFLIPLGDDLYKVGATYNRGQKDNLTTLDAKNELADKLDSLLDCAYEVVDHEAGMRPTVKDRRPLVGRHSKYNNLWLLNGFGSHGITIAPWAAKSLYEYIEHQIPLLEEMNIERFATN; translated from the coding sequence ATGGTAGATTATATAGTGGTAGGGTTAGGATTGGCGGGTACCGCATTTTGCGAAACTTTGCGTAAAAACAACAAGACGTTTGTAGTTTTTAATGACCAATCGCAAACATCTTCTCGTGTGGCAGGTGGTTTGTATAATCCTGTTATTTTAAAACGATTTACCCTTTCTTGGCGCGCAGATGAGCAACTGCCTATTGCAACTGATTTTTATACGCAGCTAGAGCAATTTTTGAATGTAAAGTTTGATGAAAAGCTCAATGTTCTTCGAAAATTTGCATCTATAGAAGAGCAGAACCTTTGGTTTGAAGCTGCTGATAAAGAAAAGCTGAAACCATACTTAGATTCGAAATTGGTAAATAATGAGAATACCTCACTTAAAGCACCACATCAATTTGGAAAAGTATTGGAAACAGGTAAGTTAGATACCAAGTTACTTTTCAATAGCTATGCAAACTGGTTAGAGCAAGAAAACAAGTTATATACAGATACATTTAATTATAGTCAACTTCAAATTGAGAAAGAAACTGTTAGTTATCAAGATATAAAAGCCAAAAATATAGTCTTCACCGAAGGTTATGGTATGATGCAGAATCCGTATTTCAACCATTTGCCAATGCAAGGGTCGAAAGGGGAGTATATCGTCATTAAGGCGAAAGCGTTAAAAGAAGCTCAAATAATTAAATCATCCATATTTTTAATTCCGCTAGGCGATGATTTGTACAAAGTAGGAGCTACGTATAATAGAGGTCAAAAAGACAATTTAACGACTTTAGATGCTAAAAATGAACTTGCGGATAAATTAGATAGCCTTTTAGATTGTGCTTATGAGGTAGTGGATCACGAAGCGGGTATGCGCCCTACGGTTAAAGATAGAAGACCTTTGGTGGGTAGGCATTCAAAGTATAATAACTTATGGCTATTAAATGGTTTTGGTTCTCATGGCATTACCATTGCACCTTGGGCGGCTAAATCTCTTTACGAGTATATAGAACATCAAATTCCTTTACTGGAAGAAATGAATATAGAGCGATTTGCTACGAATTAA
- a CDS encoding ABC-F family ATP-binding cassette domain-containing protein has product MLNVHNLSVSFGGEYLFQEISFRLNGGNRAGLVGKNGAGKSTLLKLLNKDMALDTGVIAIEKDVKIGFLRQDIDFVEGRSVLEEAYQAFEEIKALELQLDDINHQLAERTDYESDIYSQLIVDLSDITHHYEILGGYNYQGETEKILQGLGFRREDFDKKTETFSGGWRMRIELAKLLLQTNDVLLLDEPTNHLDIESIIWFEQFLNNYTGAVVIVSHDKMFLDNVTNRTIEISLGRIYDYNKPYTEYLVLRNEIKQQQVNAQKNQEKEIQQAERLIEKFRAKSTKASMAQSLIKKLDKIERIEVDEDDNSVMSLRFPISVIPGKVVVEIEDLSKAYDDNLVLNDINLLIERDSKTAFVGQNGQGKSTLAKIIVGELKYDGHLKLGHNVQIGYFAQNQAEYLDGNKTILDTMIDAANEKNRSKVRDILGSFLFRGDEVDKYVKVLSGGERNRLALAKMLLQPFNVLVMDEPTNHLDIKSKNVLKQACLNFEGTLILVSHDRDFLQGLTNKVYEFKDQKIREYLGDVDFYLEQRKVENFRAIEKKSAVVVEKTKSKPSNSFQDQKKLKSLKNQLSSVESKIGSLEKEIKDIDHNLLVDYDTTIAKPDFFEGYQAKKKKLETLMQNWETLTIDIDDLA; this is encoded by the coding sequence ATGTTAAACGTTCACAACCTATCAGTCTCTTTTGGAGGAGAATATTTATTTCAAGAAATATCATTTCGCTTAAATGGAGGGAATAGAGCAGGGCTAGTAGGTAAAAACGGCGCAGGTAAATCAACCTTGTTGAAATTGCTTAACAAGGATATGGCTTTGGATACCGGTGTTATTGCAATAGAAAAAGATGTCAAAATTGGTTTTCTTAGACAAGATATAGATTTTGTAGAAGGTCGATCAGTTTTAGAAGAGGCATACCAGGCTTTTGAAGAGATCAAAGCTTTAGAGCTGCAGTTAGATGATATTAACCATCAATTAGCAGAACGAACCGATTATGAATCTGATATATATAGTCAGTTAATTGTAGACCTAAGTGATATTACACACCACTATGAAATTTTAGGAGGATATAATTACCAAGGCGAGACTGAAAAAATACTACAAGGTTTAGGTTTTAGAAGAGAAGATTTTGACAAGAAGACCGAAACGTTCTCTGGTGGGTGGCGTATGCGTATAGAGCTTGCTAAATTATTATTGCAGACTAATGATGTGTTATTACTCGATGAGCCTACCAACCACTTAGATATTGAATCTATTATTTGGTTCGAGCAATTTTTGAACAATTATACTGGTGCGGTGGTTATTGTATCTCACGATAAAATGTTCTTAGATAATGTTACCAACAGAACTATTGAAATTTCTTTAGGTCGTATTTACGATTATAACAAACCGTATACTGAATACCTGGTATTGAGAAATGAGATAAAGCAGCAGCAGGTAAACGCTCAAAAGAACCAAGAAAAAGAAATTCAGCAAGCAGAAAGGTTAATTGAAAAGTTTAGGGCGAAATCAACCAAAGCTTCAATGGCGCAATCTTTAATTAAGAAATTAGACAAAATAGAGCGTATAGAGGTTGATGAAGATGATAATAGCGTAATGAGTCTTCGTTTTCCAATTTCTGTAATTCCTGGTAAAGTGGTTGTAGAGATAGAAGACCTATCAAAAGCTTATGATGATAATTTAGTGTTGAACGATATCAACCTGCTTATTGAGCGTGATAGTAAAACTGCCTTCGTTGGTCAAAACGGACAAGGTAAATCTACTCTGGCAAAAATTATTGTAGGGGAGCTTAAATATGACGGACACCTAAAACTGGGTCATAATGTACAGATAGGATATTTTGCTCAAAACCAGGCGGAGTATCTTGATGGTAATAAGACCATTTTAGATACAATGATCGATGCCGCAAACGAAAAGAATAGAAGTAAGGTAAGAGATATTTTAGGTTCATTTTTATTCAGAGGAGATGAAGTAGACAAATATGTAAAAGTACTATCAGGTGGTGAGCGTAACCGTTTAGCTTTAGCAAAAATGTTGTTGCAGCCTTTTAATGTATTGGTGATGGATGAGCCTACCAACCACTTAGATATTAAATCGAAGAATGTACTTAAGCAAGCATGTTTGAACTTTGAAGGTACTTTGATTTTGGTTTCTCACGATAGAGATTTTTTACAAGGGCTAACCAACAAGGTATACGAATTCAAAGATCAAAAGATTAGAGAGTATTTAGGTGATGTAGATTTTTATCTAGAACAACGTAAAGTAGAAAATTTTAGAGCTATTGAGAAGAAGTCGGCAGTTGTTGTAGAAAAGACAAAATCTAAACCATCAAATTCATTTCAAGATCAGAAGAAACTAAAAAGTTTAAAAAATCAGTTAAGCTCAGTAGAGAGTAAGATCGGTTCGCTTGAAAAAGAGATCAAAGATATCGACCATAACCTTTTGGTAGATTATGATACCACTATTGCTAAGCCCGATTTTTTCGAAGGTTACCAAGCGAAAAAGAAAAAATTGGAAACATTGATGCAGAACTGGGAAACTCTTACAATTGATATTGATGATTTAGCGTAG
- the gldN gene encoding gliding motility protein GldN, which yields MNWKNVLVMGAVTMLPLSMMAQANVLNAKKPDEVGIRTEAQKAVDNDAPLEYGYVDDRDILWSKTLWESIDLDERVNFPLYYPTDTMDIGPDRRSLYHVLVKNLKSGKLETYTDSYFTQKRTFGDLKDALQMVDTLDYGYEQMNAGEAVSEEYITRRTISAADIEEYHVKGIWYFDKRQGELKYRLLGIAPVAPDVNFMDDDNPDMVELFWVWYPDARAMLHEAKVFNSQNSAQPISFDMLLNARRFDAVIYKEDNVQGDRKVDDYISDNALFQLLEAKRIKETIRDKEQDMWAY from the coding sequence ATGAATTGGAAAAATGTTTTAGTAATGGGAGCGGTAACAATGTTACCTTTATCAATGATGGCCCAAGCGAATGTATTGAATGCAAAGAAACCAGATGAGGTTGGTATTCGTACAGAAGCACAGAAAGCTGTCGATAACGATGCTCCATTAGAATATGGTTATGTAGATGATAGGGATATCCTTTGGTCTAAAACGTTATGGGAATCCATAGATTTAGATGAGAGAGTTAATTTCCCATTATATTATCCAACAGATACTATGGATATTGGCCCAGATAGAAGGTCTTTATACCACGTTCTAGTTAAAAATTTAAAAAGTGGAAAATTAGAAACTTATACAGATTCTTATTTTACACAAAAAAGAACTTTTGGCGATTTAAAAGATGCCTTGCAAATGGTTGATACCTTAGATTATGGGTATGAGCAAATGAATGCAGGTGAAGCTGTTTCAGAAGAATATATTACTCGTAGAACTATTTCTGCAGCTGATATTGAAGAGTACCATGTAAAAGGAATATGGTATTTTGATAAGAGACAGGGAGAATTAAAATACCGTCTTTTAGGTATTGCTCCAGTAGCGCCAGATGTAAACTTTATGGATGATGACAATCCAGATATGGTAGAGCTTTTTTGGGTATGGTATCCAGATGCTCGTGCAATGTTGCACGAAGCTAAAGTTTTCAACTCACAGAATTCAGCTCAACCTATCTCATTTGATATGTTGTTAAATGCAAGAAGATTCGATGCCGTTATTTATAAAGAAGATAACGTACAAGGCGATAGAAAAGTAGATGATTACATTTCTGATAATGCTTTGTTCCAATTATTGGAAGCAAAACGAATTAAAGAAACAATTAGAGATAAGGAACAAGACATGTGGGCTTACTAA